A single genomic interval of Microbacterium oleivorans harbors:
- a CDS encoding helix-turn-helix domain-containing protein → MNDDDLLTPAEAAKLLRMNVPALAQLRYRGGGPVFRRLTARTIVYKRRDLMTWVESSGHTRTDAPLKATA, encoded by the coding sequence ACGACGATCTTCTCACCCCGGCCGAGGCGGCGAAGCTGCTGCGCATGAACGTGCCGGCGCTCGCTCAGCTGCGCTACCGAGGCGGGGGCCCTGTGTTCCGTCGACTCACTGCCCGCACGATCGTCTACAAGCGCCGCGACCTCATGACGTGGGTCGAGAGCTCTGGCCACACCCGCACCGACGCCCCGCTCAAGGCGACGGCGTGA
- a CDS encoding helix-turn-helix domain-containing protein, whose product MTHVGAELLWLRSRARLTLEEAARAAGVTPGRLAAVESGVEAITPASAVRLAGSLVEVIRARFEAAQPAPSLPPADLAAILFVLRENGPSTHNEIYAAYVQTTAHPRLAEDWVRWAVSHLHQAGYVTYDSIAGRGPHGRRARRWMLITPASPDPIDATA is encoded by the coding sequence ATGACTCACGTCGGCGCTGAGCTCCTGTGGCTGCGCTCCCGCGCCCGCCTGACACTCGAGGAGGCCGCACGGGCAGCAGGCGTGACTCCGGGTCGCCTCGCTGCGGTAGAGAGCGGCGTGGAAGCAATCACGCCCGCCAGCGCGGTCCGGTTAGCCGGCTCGCTTGTCGAAGTCATCCGAGCACGCTTCGAAGCCGCACAGCCCGCCCCCTCCCTTCCCCCTGCCGACCTCGCCGCGATCCTGTTCGTGCTCCGTGAGAACGGACCCAGCACGCACAACGAGATCTACGCCGCCTACGTCCAAACGACCGCGCACCCCCGCCTCGCCGAGGACTGGGTGCGATGGGCCGTCAGCCACCTCCACCAGGCCGGCTACGTGACGTACGACTCCATCGCCGGCCGCGGCCCTCACGGGCGACGAGCACGCCGATGGATGCTCATCACACCCGCCTCCCCCGACCCGATCGATGCGACGGCATGA
- a CDS encoding DNA-processing protein DprA gives MRAHDDDLALLALAMRPGFSWAQTRLRIEQLGSPLAVLDAAYDGQLVVSDREEELHAAAEQLANLSERGIHVAVIGGDDYPAALRTVHDAPPVLYWQGSLSPLDANAVAIVGTRAPSSAGATFARDLASNLAAEHIPVVSGLARGVDTEAMRASLRAGGRTIGVIGTGHGVYYPRENTALQDEIAASHLLLSQFAPGSSATKKTFPMRNVVMSGFSSATVIAEAGETSGTRIQARAAVKHGRPLILSERVADSVAWARELISTGYDVSVAQDAADAAQLVLQLHRRRSETAAGWSLGSLLSA, from the coding sequence ATGCGGGCTCACGATGACGACCTGGCGCTGCTCGCGCTGGCGATGCGCCCAGGCTTCTCTTGGGCGCAGACGCGTCTGCGGATAGAGCAGCTCGGGTCACCGCTGGCCGTCCTCGATGCGGCCTACGACGGCCAGCTTGTCGTCAGCGACCGTGAGGAAGAGCTACACGCTGCGGCAGAGCAGCTTGCCAATCTGAGTGAGCGTGGAATCCACGTCGCAGTGATCGGGGGGGACGACTACCCGGCCGCTCTGCGGACGGTTCACGATGCACCGCCCGTCCTGTACTGGCAGGGCTCGCTTTCACCTCTCGACGCCAACGCAGTCGCCATCGTCGGGACACGGGCCCCGTCGTCAGCCGGAGCCACCTTCGCTCGAGATCTCGCATCGAACCTCGCTGCGGAGCACATACCAGTCGTGAGCGGCCTCGCCCGAGGCGTCGACACCGAAGCCATGCGCGCCTCCCTTCGCGCGGGAGGTCGCACCATCGGTGTGATCGGCACTGGCCACGGCGTCTACTACCCCCGCGAGAACACAGCACTACAGGACGAGATCGCTGCGTCCCATCTGCTCCTCTCTCAGTTCGCTCCGGGGTCATCCGCGACTAAGAAGACCTTCCCGATGCGGAACGTCGTAATGTCCGGTTTCTCGTCCGCAACGGTCATCGCTGAGGCCGGGGAGACGTCAGGCACACGCATCCAGGCGCGGGCTGCGGTGAAGCATGGTCGGCCCCTGATTCTGAGCGAGCGCGTCGCCGACAGTGTGGCGTGGGCACGCGAGCTGATCTCCACGGGCTACGACGTCTCGGTAGCTCAGGACGCCGCAGACGCCGCACAGCTCGTTCTCCAGCTCCACAGGCGGCGAAGCGAGACTGCGGCCGGCTGGTCGCTCGGCTCCCTACTGTCAGCGTGA
- a CDS encoding biopolymer transporter Tol, with protein MADVDSGDDSERWLVVDGRRWRRTDPSLPAEVVAALTSHLDRGRSAVGAAKRRGDDDAVAAARERVGLAKHGLGERGPYWWDEPEADRLERAREALRRLDELDG; from the coding sequence GTGGCCGATGTCGATTCCGGGGACGACTCCGAGCGCTGGCTCGTCGTCGACGGACGGCGGTGGCGGCGCACCGATCCGTCGTTGCCCGCCGAGGTCGTCGCGGCACTGACGTCCCACCTCGACCGAGGGCGATCGGCGGTCGGGGCCGCGAAGCGACGCGGGGACGACGACGCGGTCGCGGCGGCGCGCGAGCGCGTGGGGCTGGCCAAGCACGGGCTGGGGGAGCGCGGTCCGTACTGGTGGGACGAGCCCGAGGCCGATCGGCTCGAGCGGGCGCGCGAGGCGCTGCGCCGGCTCGACGAGCTGGACGGGTGA
- a CDS encoding fatty acid desaturase family protein: MIESAGAPIASTVVESRLGPIRRTYAGTDEFPPMAKAFTDVSRVVRESGLLRRTPWFYGLVGFALLLALGGCVTGFILLGDSWFQLLIAAALGIVFTQVAFLAHEADHRQVLASGPANDRLARILAVGVVGMSLSWWTTKHARHHSNPNKVGKDPDIEIDTISFIEEDAATARGVRRFITQRQGWFFFPLLLLEGLNLHALSVRHLVSRGTVKKRWQEVGLIVARFTIFVAPVFVFLPLGMAFAFFGVQVAVFGLYMGASFAPNHKGMAIIAPDAKLDFFTKQVRTSRNIGGGWWATWLMGGLNYQIEHHLFPNMPRPALARAREIVKEQCDTLNVPYTETSLWRSYAIVIDYLNRVGLAARDPFDCPMRAEYRPV, encoded by the coding sequence TTGATCGAGTCAGCAGGTGCTCCCATCGCTTCAACCGTCGTCGAGTCGCGTCTCGGCCCCATCCGCCGTACGTATGCCGGAACCGATGAGTTCCCCCCGATGGCGAAAGCGTTCACCGATGTGTCGCGGGTGGTCCGCGAGTCGGGCCTGCTCCGACGCACTCCCTGGTTCTACGGCCTGGTGGGGTTCGCTCTGCTGCTCGCCCTCGGCGGGTGCGTGACGGGCTTCATCCTGCTCGGGGACAGCTGGTTCCAGCTGCTCATCGCCGCAGCGCTGGGCATCGTCTTCACCCAGGTCGCGTTCCTGGCCCACGAGGCGGACCACCGTCAGGTGCTCGCGTCGGGTCCGGCGAACGACCGCCTCGCCCGCATCCTCGCCGTCGGCGTCGTGGGCATGAGCCTGTCGTGGTGGACCACCAAGCACGCCCGGCATCACTCCAACCCGAACAAGGTCGGCAAGGACCCCGACATCGAGATCGACACCATCTCGTTCATCGAGGAGGATGCGGCCACCGCTCGCGGCGTCCGCCGATTCATCACGCAGCGTCAAGGGTGGTTCTTCTTCCCCCTGCTGCTCCTCGAAGGCCTGAACCTGCACGCGCTGTCGGTGCGCCACCTCGTCAGCCGTGGCACGGTCAAGAAGCGCTGGCAGGAGGTCGGCCTGATCGTCGCGCGTTTCACCATCTTCGTCGCGCCGGTGTTCGTCTTCCTCCCACTCGGCATGGCATTCGCCTTCTTCGGTGTGCAGGTAGCCGTGTTCGGGCTCTACATGGGGGCCTCGTTCGCCCCGAACCACAAGGGCATGGCGATCATCGCCCCCGACGCCAAGCTCGACTTCTTCACCAAGCAGGTGCGGACCTCGCGCAACATCGGCGGCGGCTGGTGGGCCACCTGGCTGATGGGTGGACTGAACTACCAGATCGAGCACCACCTGTTCCCGAACATGCCCCGCCCCGCGCTGGCGCGCGCACGCGAGATCGTCAAGGAGCAGTGCGACACGCTGAACGTCCCGTACACCGAGACCAGCCTGTGGCGCTCGTACGCGATCGTCATCGACTACCTCAATCGCGTCGGCCTCGCCGCGCGCGATCCGTTCGACTGCCCGATGCGCGCGGAGTACCGCCCCGTCTGA
- a CDS encoding DUF7882 family protein — translation MGRFIYENQIRADFEDRTLAHLQTVITTKLRRGEAFTLTWKDDVSIGDGRTTVWLHPGCGLVFKYYGGRTPSLNRAWLGALTHTANSPSGLYVVPEPPDTPRGGGVFDAG, via the coding sequence ATGGGCCGCTTCATCTACGAGAACCAGATCCGAGCCGATTTCGAGGATCGCACTCTCGCCCACTTGCAGACGGTGATCACCACCAAGCTGCGTCGCGGCGAGGCCTTCACCCTCACCTGGAAGGACGACGTCAGCATCGGCGACGGTCGCACCACGGTGTGGCTGCATCCGGGCTGCGGTCTCGTCTTCAAGTACTACGGCGGGCGCACGCCCTCGCTCAACCGGGCGTGGCTCGGTGCTTTGACCCACACGGCGAACTCGCCCTCCGGCCTCTACGTCGTGCCCGAACCGCCCGACACGCCTCGCGGCGGGGGCGTCTTCGACGCGGGCTGA
- a CDS encoding DUF7882 family protein: MGRFVYDGSNRVEIEDRTLAHLQMTIGAKLRRGEAFFFTWKDDTSVGKGRTTVWMHAGASLVFTFHGSRTPAINRAWLEALMYTANSPTGLYVVPEPAETPTDKLVIE; the protein is encoded by the coding sequence TTGGGCAGGTTCGTTTACGACGGCAGCAACCGGGTCGAGATTGAGGACCGCACCCTCGCGCACCTTCAGATGACGATCGGTGCGAAGCTCCGCCGCGGGGAGGCCTTCTTCTTCACGTGGAAGGACGACACCAGCGTCGGCAAGGGACGCACGACGGTGTGGATGCACGCCGGCGCATCCCTCGTCTTCACGTTCCACGGCAGCCGGACCCCGGCGATCAATCGAGCGTGGCTCGAGGCGCTGATGTACACGGCCAACTCGCCCACCGGACTCTACGTCGTCCCCGAGCCCGCGGAGACCCCGACCGACAAGCTGGTTATTGAGTAG
- a CDS encoding helix-turn-helix domain-containing protein, translated as MSSLYETELSLSVDSATSFRYEMAALAHPTAATAAVRFTGTMRTSTRSFPRLIAAHAAQGRHRWQIGGESGDGRTAFIVPPDTEFSAEFGHLHLRTFSVTTEVIEHVLRALLGDEPRRIQFSGLNKRAGNPRLVAETLRFLEATALADGKVAASPLMRSQLMHQAVASLVTAFPLIDADETDQRRPTARAVRRAVAFMEENVGNPISIGDIAVAAGTSVRALQSAFHKAYEIPPSTYLRRLRIEGAHHELRAAHPGSATVRDVAMRWGFAHTGRFAQLYAAMYGEHPSHTLRR; from the coding sequence ATGAGCTCCCTCTACGAGACGGAGCTCTCGCTCTCGGTCGACTCCGCCACGTCGTTCCGCTACGAGATGGCCGCCCTCGCGCACCCGACGGCCGCCACGGCGGCGGTGCGCTTCACCGGCACGATGCGCACCTCCACGCGGTCGTTCCCGCGGCTCATCGCCGCCCATGCCGCCCAGGGCCGGCACCGCTGGCAGATCGGGGGCGAGTCGGGGGACGGCCGGACAGCGTTCATCGTGCCCCCGGACACCGAGTTCTCGGCCGAGTTCGGACACCTGCACCTGCGCACGTTCAGTGTCACCACCGAGGTGATCGAGCACGTGCTCCGTGCGCTCTTGGGCGACGAGCCGCGACGCATCCAGTTCTCCGGACTCAACAAGCGGGCCGGCAACCCGCGACTGGTAGCCGAGACGCTGCGCTTCCTCGAGGCGACCGCCCTGGCCGACGGCAAGGTGGCCGCCTCGCCCTTGATGCGCTCGCAGCTCATGCATCAGGCCGTCGCCTCCCTCGTCACCGCGTTCCCGCTCATCGATGCCGACGAGACCGACCAGCGGCGCCCGACAGCTCGCGCGGTGCGCCGGGCCGTGGCGTTCATGGAGGAGAACGTCGGCAACCCCATCAGCATCGGCGACATCGCCGTCGCCGCGGGCACGTCGGTGCGGGCCCTGCAGAGCGCGTTCCACAAGGCGTACGAGATCCCGCCGAGCACCTATCTGCGGCGGTTGCGCATCGAAGGCGCGCATCACGAGCTGCGCGCAGCCCACCCCGGTTCGGCCACGGTGCGCGACGTCGCGATGCGCTGGGGCTTCGCCCACACGGGCCGGTTCGCCCAGCTCTACGCCGCGATGTACGGCGAGCATCCCTCGCACACGCTGCGCCGCTGA
- a CDS encoding sensor histidine kinase: protein MVSQLDITRREAIDAYHVIGEAPSPDLQGIVRLAATVCGVDTAVINIIDDRSQHQIAAVGFEPAVCSREDSMCAAVIARPGRVVVPDARLDERFATNPFVTGEVAHVRFYASSPLITPAGVAIGTLCVFNESVGDLDESRREALDLLAHQVVDLLELRRISRQLSSSNDQLSRFAGQISHDLRNPLTALSGFLELAIDSPDMDNAPDVARVLARAESAAERMNDMISDILAYARAGGASPQRSRIDLAAVVNAVIEDLDASIAGSGAGVRVDVDIEPVGDATLLRAVLQNLVANALKFTAAAGRVPEVAVVAHPVHGGWRITVDDNGPGVPVADRERVFALMERGDIEAEGLGIGLSTCRRVIEAHGGRIGLDESPAGGARVWILLPDQSEQTPPRSG from the coding sequence ATGGTCTCTCAACTCGACATCACCCGCCGCGAGGCCATCGACGCGTACCACGTGATCGGTGAGGCGCCTTCGCCCGATCTGCAGGGCATCGTGCGCCTGGCTGCGACGGTGTGCGGCGTCGACACCGCCGTCATCAACATCATCGACGACCGCTCGCAGCACCAGATCGCGGCCGTGGGCTTCGAGCCCGCCGTCTGCTCCCGCGAGGACTCGATGTGCGCGGCGGTCATCGCGCGCCCCGGACGGGTCGTGGTGCCCGACGCCCGGCTCGACGAACGGTTCGCGACCAACCCGTTCGTCACCGGCGAGGTCGCGCATGTGCGCTTCTACGCCTCGAGTCCGCTCATCACCCCGGCCGGCGTCGCCATCGGAACCCTGTGCGTCTTCAATGAGTCCGTCGGCGACCTCGACGAGTCCCGTCGCGAGGCTCTGGATCTGCTCGCCCACCAGGTCGTGGACCTGCTCGAGCTGCGCCGCATCAGCCGCCAGCTGAGCTCGTCGAACGATCAGCTCTCCCGTTTCGCCGGGCAGATCAGTCACGACCTGCGCAACCCCCTCACGGCGCTCAGCGGGTTCCTCGAGCTCGCGATCGACAGCCCCGACATGGACAACGCCCCGGATGTCGCGCGCGTGCTCGCCCGCGCCGAGTCGGCCGCCGAGCGGATGAACGACATGATCTCGGACATCCTCGCCTACGCCCGGGCCGGCGGCGCGAGCCCGCAGCGCTCGCGCATCGACCTCGCCGCCGTCGTGAACGCGGTGATCGAGGACCTCGACGCCTCGATCGCCGGCTCGGGTGCCGGTGTCCGCGTCGACGTCGACATCGAGCCCGTCGGCGATGCGACCCTGCTGCGCGCGGTGCTGCAGAATCTCGTCGCCAACGCGTTGAAGTTCACCGCCGCCGCCGGGAGGGTGCCCGAGGTCGCCGTGGTCGCGCATCCGGTGCACGGCGGCTGGCGCATCACCGTCGACGACAACGGCCCGGGTGTGCCGGTCGCCGACCGCGAGCGGGTCTTCGCTCTCATGGAGCGGGGTGACATCGAGGCCGAGGGCCTCGGCATCGGCCTCTCGACGTGCCGCCGGGTGATCGAGGCCCATGGCGGACGCATCGGACTCGACGAATCGCCCGCCGGCGGGGCGCGCGTGTGGATCCTGTTGCCCGATCAGTCCGAGCAGACGCCGCCCCGCTCCGGCTGA
- a CDS encoding ABC transporter permease, which produces MNAARLWAVARLELLQRVRTVSWYVLLGIFAVLLVGVTALSFLSFGGMVSAGDQRGAGIYSTIVVVTLLLVVLVSPTLSGNSLNGDRDAATLAPVQVTLARTSEILLGKVLAAWITGLAFAAVAAPFLVIATFAGGVDPVVVLISLAVLGVEIGIIAAIGVGLSGILARPLFSVASTYLVVSALVFGTLIAFGLGGTALSSQATTTYRGMQYNTDGSPQCRDGSSDCWNDPERMVCGEPEQSTYTVPRFDRVWWVLAANPFVILADATPAEYDSQGYPVDLFGQITTGVRGSQLAPDLDSGYDDCAAVQPGPGPTPEEIRDATVPSWFVGLGVQLLIAAALLSGAWSRTRTPARALPPGTRIA; this is translated from the coding sequence GTGAACGCCGCTCGCCTCTGGGCCGTCGCCCGCCTCGAACTCCTCCAGCGCGTGCGGACCGTGTCGTGGTACGTGCTGCTGGGGATCTTCGCCGTCCTGCTCGTCGGCGTGACCGCGCTGTCGTTCCTGTCCTTCGGCGGGATGGTCTCGGCGGGCGACCAGCGGGGGGCGGGCATCTACTCGACGATCGTCGTGGTGACCCTCCTGCTGGTCGTGCTCGTCTCGCCGACGCTGAGCGGGAACTCGCTCAACGGCGACCGGGATGCCGCGACGCTCGCGCCCGTGCAGGTGACGCTCGCGCGCACCTCCGAGATCCTGCTCGGCAAGGTTCTCGCCGCGTGGATCACGGGGCTGGCCTTCGCCGCCGTCGCGGCTCCCTTCCTCGTCATCGCGACCTTCGCCGGCGGAGTCGACCCGGTGGTGGTGCTCATCTCCCTCGCCGTCCTCGGCGTCGAGATCGGCATCATCGCGGCGATCGGCGTCGGGCTCAGCGGCATCCTCGCTCGCCCGCTGTTCTCGGTCGCCTCGACCTACCTCGTCGTCTCGGCCCTGGTCTTCGGCACCCTGATCGCCTTCGGCCTCGGCGGTACGGCACTGTCGAGCCAGGCGACGACGACCTATCGGGGGATGCAGTACAACACCGATGGTTCGCCCCAGTGCCGCGACGGCTCGTCGGACTGCTGGAACGATCCGGAACGCATGGTGTGCGGCGAGCCCGAGCAGTCGACCTATACCGTGCCCCGCTTCGACCGGGTGTGGTGGGTGCTCGCCGCCAACCCGTTCGTGATCCTCGCCGACGCGACCCCGGCGGAGTACGACAGCCAGGGGTACCCCGTCGACCTGTTCGGGCAGATCACCACGGGCGTGCGGGGGTCGCAGCTCGCGCCCGACCTCGACTCCGGATACGACGATTGCGCGGCCGTGCAGCCCGGGCCCGGGCCCACACCCGAAGAGATCCGGGACGCCACCGTGCCGAGCTGGTTCGTGGGACTCGGGGTGCAGCTGCTCATCGCGGCGGCCCTGCTCTCGGGCGCCTGGTCTCGAACGAGAACGCCGGCACGCGCCCTTCCGCCCGGAACCCGGATAGCGTGA
- a CDS encoding ABC transporter ATP-binding protein translates to MVTAGITAVDVRRSFGGVHAVRGVTLEAPVGAVTGLVGPNGAGKTTLLLMLASLLAPDGGSIRIADIDPVADPAAARSRLGWMPDALGAWPSLTVRETLAITARLYDLDRAAAARRAEELLDEVGLRELADAHARVLSRGQKQRLGLARALVHDPSVLLLDEPASGLDPQARIDLRGLLRRFAAAGKTVLISSHILSELEEVVDDAVFLIDGATVSAERVAEAARRSRTWRVRVAGRDATAAVMQVADALGLDVARVPVDRRDILIPFASEDDAARGLNTLVAAGVAVAEFSAATGLLEHTFLDLGSSDGARS, encoded by the coding sequence ATGGTCACTGCCGGGATCACCGCCGTCGATGTCCGCCGCTCCTTCGGAGGTGTGCACGCCGTGCGCGGCGTGACCCTCGAGGCCCCCGTCGGGGCGGTGACCGGACTCGTCGGACCCAATGGCGCGGGCAAGACGACGCTCCTCCTGATGCTCGCGTCGTTGCTGGCGCCCGACGGCGGCAGCATCCGCATCGCCGACATCGACCCCGTCGCCGATCCCGCGGCGGCGCGGTCCCGGCTGGGCTGGATGCCCGACGCGCTCGGAGCATGGCCGTCGCTGACGGTGCGCGAGACCCTCGCGATCACCGCCCGCCTTTACGACCTCGATCGTGCCGCCGCGGCGCGCCGCGCCGAGGAGCTGCTCGACGAGGTGGGACTGCGCGAGCTGGCCGACGCCCACGCGCGCGTGCTCTCGCGCGGTCAGAAGCAGCGTCTCGGCCTCGCCCGCGCGCTCGTGCACGACCCCTCGGTCCTCCTGCTCGACGAACCCGCGTCGGGTCTCGATCCGCAGGCGCGCATCGACCTGCGCGGCCTGCTGCGCCGGTTCGCGGCCGCAGGCAAGACGGTGCTGATCTCGAGCCACATCCTCTCCGAGCTCGAGGAGGTCGTCGACGACGCGGTCTTCCTCATCGACGGCGCGACCGTCAGCGCGGAGCGCGTCGCCGAGGCGGCGCGCCGCAGCCGCACCTGGCGCGTTCGCGTCGCCGGCCGCGACGCCACGGCAGCGGTGATGCAGGTCGCCGATGCTCTCGGGCTCGATGTTGCGCGCGTGCCCGTCGACCGACGCGACATCCTCATCCCGTTCGCCTCCGAGGACGACGCCGCCCGGGGACTGAACACCCTCGTGGCCGCGGGCGTCGCGGTCGCCGAGTTCTCGGCCGCGACCGGGCTGCTCGAACACACCTTCCTCGATCTCGGCTCATCGGACGGAGCACGCTCGTGA
- a CDS encoding PAS domain-containing sensor histidine kinase: MLSRPQIQPYAQFLMGGSVTMITATVGIVAPARLSAAYLGGVGVILAACVAMALVWHHKPTRGTVWVSVVPLVSILACAPVRGAAIDLLPVTGMLVIFPIAWLAFAFPPPVAAAGVVIAGLLPLASSRTVPATPGDWMSLITVPALLGMFAVGSRFVAADLQRNRSLAQRAHHRLAAALESSHRADAALRELLDTSPEAIVVLGDDGTVLLANAPALALSQRAGISISLRQDRRARVFGEDRTTPVSVGPELYDDILAGRLAEPRRVWVGEPDEQTALRFVARPIVLDGEPIGVMAVAQDITELVEAIDVRDRFLDTVGHELRTPLTVILGNAELALAGAMPEHRDRWETIQRAAERLEHTVELMLATGRAHVAPRSGRSDVRRVVDAVVAGLDDARDDVEVDVVGDPGAAMIGAGDLAAIIAELLRNARQVSPHGATVRIDIDAVADTVRVTVSDEGPGMTSAERRQAFDRFYRTVFARRSAHQGLGLGLSLARSLAGAHGGEVVLEPGTPRGTTARVTLRRAPTDGAEATRLDDVTGVA, from the coding sequence ATGCTCAGCAGACCCCAGATCCAGCCGTACGCGCAGTTTCTCATGGGCGGCTCGGTGACGATGATCACCGCCACCGTGGGCATCGTCGCACCTGCGCGCCTCTCGGCCGCTTACCTCGGCGGGGTGGGCGTCATCCTCGCCGCGTGCGTCGCGATGGCGCTCGTGTGGCATCACAAGCCGACCCGCGGCACCGTGTGGGTCAGCGTCGTGCCGCTGGTGTCGATCCTCGCGTGCGCGCCGGTGCGCGGTGCGGCCATCGACCTGCTCCCCGTCACCGGCATGCTGGTCATCTTCCCCATCGCCTGGCTCGCGTTCGCCTTCCCGCCGCCGGTCGCGGCGGCCGGCGTCGTCATCGCCGGCCTGCTGCCGCTCGCGTCGTCCCGGACCGTGCCCGCCACACCGGGTGATTGGATGTCGCTGATCACCGTGCCCGCGCTCCTGGGCATGTTCGCCGTCGGCAGCCGGTTCGTCGCGGCCGATCTCCAACGCAACCGTTCACTCGCGCAGCGGGCCCACCATCGGCTCGCAGCCGCGCTGGAATCGTCCCATCGGGCCGATGCCGCACTCCGTGAGCTGCTCGACACGAGTCCGGAGGCGATCGTCGTCCTCGGTGACGACGGCACCGTGCTCCTGGCCAACGCCCCCGCCCTCGCGCTGTCGCAACGCGCCGGCATCTCGATCTCGCTGCGCCAGGACCGTCGGGCTCGGGTGTTCGGCGAGGACCGCACGACCCCGGTCTCGGTCGGGCCCGAGCTGTATGACGACATCCTCGCGGGCCGACTCGCCGAGCCGCGCCGGGTCTGGGTGGGGGAGCCCGACGAGCAGACCGCCCTCCGCTTCGTCGCCCGCCCGATCGTCCTCGACGGCGAGCCCATCGGCGTCATGGCCGTCGCGCAGGACATCACCGAGCTCGTCGAGGCCATCGACGTGCGCGACCGGTTCCTGGACACGGTCGGTCATGAGCTGCGCACGCCGTTGACCGTCATCCTCGGCAATGCCGAGCTCGCTCTGGCCGGCGCGATGCCGGAGCACCGGGACCGGTGGGAGACGATCCAGCGCGCGGCGGAGCGTCTGGAGCACACCGTCGAGCTCATGCTCGCGACCGGTCGCGCGCACGTCGCCCCGCGCTCCGGCCGCTCGGACGTACGACGGGTCGTGGATGCCGTCGTCGCTGGTCTGGACGATGCGCGGGACGACGTGGAAGTCGACGTCGTCGGAGACCCGGGCGCGGCGATGATCGGCGCCGGCGATCTCGCGGCGATCATCGCGGAGCTGCTTCGCAACGCCCGGCAGGTCTCCCCGCACGGTGCGACCGTGCGGATCGACATCGACGCCGTGGCCGACACCGTCCGTGTCACCGTCTCGGACGAGGGCCCCGGGATGACCTCCGCCGAACGGCGTCAGGCGTTCGACCGCTTCTACCGCACCGTGTTCGCACGCCGTAGCGCTCATCAGGGCCTCGGCCTCGGGCTCTCGTTGGCGCGCAGCCTCGCGGGCGCCCACGGCGGTGAGGTGGTGCTGGAGCCCGGCACACCCCGGGGCACGACGGCGAGGGTGACCCTGCGCCGAGCCCCGACCGACGGCGCCGAGGCGACGCGGCTCGATGACGTCACCGGCGTCGCCTAG
- a CDS encoding glycerophosphodiester phosphodiesterase family protein, whose translation MSRPLVIGHRGAPGYRPEHTRSSYLLALDSGVDAVEPDVVFSRDGVAIVRHENEIGSTTDVADHARFADRRTTRAIDGAEVTGWFAEDFTWDELSELRCRERLPELRPHSAAHDGTEPIMRLRDLFALVDDHAAAAGRAIGVVVEVKHATVLEAAGFDVAGRVADELRDAGWDGGAHPLWLESFEPTVLDRLGALGVGGRRVFLLEAEGAPYDLVVRDGRRARTYEQWATPEGLASLRGRFDGISVDKRMILAPRGERRAAGGAQLVADAHGRGLDVFTWTARPENAFLVRRHRGPGGPAARGEYAAEWTELAASGVDGVFVDHPDLGMRAFAG comes from the coding sequence GTGTCCCGCCCCCTCGTGATCGGTCATCGCGGTGCGCCCGGCTACCGGCCGGAGCACACGCGCTCGTCCTACCTGCTGGCCCTCGACAGCGGTGTCGACGCGGTGGAGCCCGACGTGGTCTTCAGTCGGGACGGCGTCGCCATCGTCCGGCATGAGAACGAGATCGGATCGACCACCGATGTCGCCGATCACGCCCGCTTCGCCGACCGGCGCACGACCAGGGCGATCGACGGCGCCGAGGTGACGGGATGGTTCGCCGAGGACTTCACCTGGGATGAGCTGTCGGAGCTGCGGTGCCGCGAGCGCCTGCCGGAGCTGCGGCCGCACAGCGCGGCCCACGACGGCACCGAGCCGATCATGCGGCTGCGCGACCTCTTCGCCCTGGTCGACGACCACGCCGCCGCCGCGGGTCGCGCCATCGGCGTCGTCGTGGAGGTCAAGCACGCGACGGTGCTCGAGGCGGCCGGATTCGACGTCGCCGGACGCGTCGCGGACGAGCTGCGTGACGCGGGATGGGATGGCGGCGCGCATCCGCTGTGGCTCGAGTCGTTCGAGCCGACCGTTCTCGACCGCCTGGGGGCGCTCGGCGTCGGGGGCCGGCGGGTCTTCCTCCTCGAAGCCGAGGGCGCCCCGTACGACCTCGTCGTCCGGGACGGCCGGCGAGCTCGCACCTACGAGCAGTGGGCGACGCCGGAGGGGCTCGCGTCGCTGCGCGGGCGCTTCGACGGCATCAGCGTCGACAAGCGCATGATCCTCGCCCCGCGAGGCGAGCGCCGCGCCGCCGGTGGTGCGCAGCTGGTCGCCGATGCCCACGGTCGCGGTCTCGACGTGTTCACCTGGACCGCGCGACCCGAGAACGCCTTCCTCGTCCGACGGCACCGCGGCCCGGGCGGCCCGGCGGCGCGGGGCGAGTACGCGGCCGAGTGGACCGAGCTGGCGGCATCCGGCGTCGACGGGGTCTTCGTCGATCATCCCGATCTGGGCATGCGGGCCTTCGCCGGCTGA